A genome region from Carassius gibelio isolate Cgi1373 ecotype wild population from Czech Republic chromosome A23, carGib1.2-hapl.c, whole genome shotgun sequence includes the following:
- the LOC127945110 gene encoding ankyrin repeat and SOCS box protein 8 → MSSTMWYIMQSIQSKYSLSERLIRTIAAIRSFPHDNVEDLIRRGADVNRMHGTLKPLHCACMVADADCVELLLEKGAEVNALDGYNRTALHYAAEKDEGCVELLLEYGAQPNALDGNKDTPLHWAAFKDNPECVRALLESGACPNVRDYNNDTPLSWAAMKGNLESVRVLLEYGAQVHVTNLKGQTPISRLVALLARGLGTEQEEECLELLSRAAGRFEIRRADGSLPRELSKDPQLLARLTSLVAQPPSLRALARCAVRNSLGVQYLPSAVKQLPLPESVKEYVLLRD, encoded by the exons ATGAGCTCTACTATGTGGTACATCATGCAGAGTATTCAAAGCAAATACTCATTGTCAGAAAGGCTCATTCGAACCATAGCTGCCATTCGCTCCTTCCCACATGATAATGTGGAAGACCTTATACGCAGG GGAGCAGATGTGAACCGGATGCATGGCACGCTGAAGCCCCTGCACTGTGCCTGTATGGTGGCTGATGCTGATTGTGTGGAGCTTTTGCTGGAGAAAGGTGCTGAG GTAAATGCCTTGGATGGCTACAACCGCACTGCCCTGCATTACGCAGCGGAGAAGGATGAGGGTTGTGTGGAGCTGCTTCTAGAATACGGGGCCCAGCCAAATGCTCTGGACGGCAACAAGGATACACCCCTGCACTGGGCTGCCTTCAAAGATAACCCTGAGTGTGTACGGGCCCTGTTAGAGAGCGGCGCGTGTCCGAATGTCCGGGATTACAATAACGACACACCCCTCAGTTGGGCAGCCATGAAAGGCAACCTGGAGAGTGTCCGTGTGCTGCTAGAGTACGGCGCTCAAGTCCACGTCACCAATCTAAAGGGCCAGACGCCCATCTCTCGGCTGGTGGCGCTGCTGGCTCGGGGCCTGGGCACGGAACAGGAGGAAGAGTGCCTGGAGCTGCTCTCCCGTGCCGCGGGGAGGTTCGAGATCCGCAGGGCCGACGGCTCTTTACCACgtgagctcagtaaagatcctcaGTTACTGGCTCGACTCACTAGCCTCGTAGCCCAACCGCCCTCGTTGCGAGCATTGGCGCGCTGTGCCGTTCGTAACAGCCTGGGAGTTCAGTACCTTCCATCTGCAGTGAAACAGCTCCCGCTTCCAGAGTCAGTGAAAGAATATGTGCTCCTCAGAGACTGA